The following proteins are co-located in the Longimicrobium sp. genome:
- a CDS encoding carboxypeptidase-like regulatory domain-containing protein, with protein MALVAPATSQVQGTVIEPSGRPVSGVVVEAWVGGQTVESVQTDEQGRFTISGRAQVSGAVFLSFRGMGYRTRTMALPSQDSRLQVVLEAAPLALAPVIVSAAPRRLCPNVENSRARMLWERMRSRYWPEHADTVFIFGFHEVRRGTGTKQELDQAETGRSSRGWTTSALVTAPPWAMARSGYATPAAGGAGERTAFWNYRALDFGQMQDFTGTYFGQAHTFALLQAGPTEMMISFCPRSRQPLVGQIEGVLRLSGDTILANARWAFRTPRPDEDAGGEASYYQPESATGRALLAHQTRFWRKTTGGRYYFERHEFVDWRRWSR; from the coding sequence ATGGCGCTCGTTGCGCCGGCCACGAGCCAGGTTCAGGGCACGGTGATCGAGCCGTCCGGGCGACCTGTCTCCGGAGTGGTCGTCGAAGCGTGGGTTGGTGGCCAAACCGTGGAGAGCGTACAGACGGATGAGCAGGGGCGCTTCACCATCTCCGGCCGCGCCCAGGTTTCGGGGGCTGTTTTCCTGAGCTTCCGGGGGATGGGCTATCGCACCCGAACCATGGCGCTTCCCTCCCAGGATTCAAGGCTCCAGGTAGTATTGGAGGCGGCGCCCCTGGCGCTGGCTCCCGTGATCGTCTCTGCCGCGCCGCGCCGCCTCTGCCCCAACGTGGAAAATTCCCGGGCACGCATGCTTTGGGAGCGCATGCGCAGCCGCTATTGGCCGGAGCACGCGGATACGGTGTTCATCTTCGGCTTCCACGAGGTGCGCCGGGGGACAGGAACCAAGCAGGAGCTCGACCAGGCCGAAACGGGACGGTCCAGCCGCGGCTGGACCACCAGCGCCCTGGTCACGGCCCCACCTTGGGCTATGGCGCGCTCTGGATATGCCACTCCCGCGGCTGGTGGGGCCGGTGAGCGGACGGCCTTCTGGAACTATCGAGCCCTGGACTTCGGCCAGATGCAGGACTTCACCGGCACGTACTTCGGGCAAGCTCATACCTTTGCCCTGCTGCAGGCCGGGCCGACCGAGATGATGATCAGCTTCTGCCCGCGAAGCCGGCAGCCACTGGTTGGGCAGATCGAGGGGGTTCTGAGATTATCGGGAGATACGATCCTGGCGAACGCGCGCTGGGCGTTCCGCACTCCACGCCCGGATGAGGATGCGGGCGGCGAGGCGTCCTACTACCAACCCGAGTCAGCCACGGGACGAGCTCTGCTGGCTCACCAAACACGGTTCTGGAGGAAGACTACAGGGGGCCGCTACTACTTCGAGAGGCACGAGTTCGTCGATTGGCGTCGGTGGAGCCGATAG
- a CDS encoding DsbA family protein: protein MRERLLNVAVVVMAGAALVTTGLVVRRQFARESHTVVTDGTLIEGWQRYLDDREPVGAHAAALTIIEYSDFQCPACRAYADTLDRVRELYPNDVAIAHRHFPIDRYPHSYEAAMTAECAREQGRYQQVRDLLFARQDSIGTIPWVAFATGAGVPDQTGFARCMKTKAHAARIESDRRDGRAIGMEMTPTSLINGVKVSGIISVAELAKRIEAAKEQRVN, encoded by the coding sequence ATGCGGGAGCGCCTTCTGAACGTTGCTGTGGTTGTAATGGCCGGCGCAGCTCTTGTGACCACCGGGCTCGTCGTGCGGCGCCAGTTCGCTCGCGAGAGCCACACGGTCGTTACCGACGGAACTCTGATCGAAGGATGGCAGCGGTACCTGGACGACCGAGAGCCTGTCGGAGCGCACGCGGCGGCGCTGACGATCATCGAATACTCCGACTTCCAGTGCCCGGCCTGTAGGGCGTACGCAGACACCCTCGACCGCGTTCGAGAACTCTATCCCAACGACGTGGCGATCGCCCACCGGCACTTTCCCATCGATCGCTACCCGCATTCGTACGAAGCGGCAATGACAGCCGAATGCGCACGTGAACAGGGACGGTATCAACAAGTCCGGGACCTGCTTTTTGCCAGGCAGGACTCCATTGGCACGATTCCGTGGGTCGCGTTTGCCACCGGGGCTGGCGTGCCTGATCAGACCGGGTTCGCCCGGTGCATGAAAACGAAGGCGCATGCCGCGCGGATCGAGTCGGACCGGCGGGACGGGCGGGCCATCGGGATGGAAATGACCCCGACCAGCCTCATCAACGGCGTAAAGGTTTCAGGAATCATTTCTGTGGCTGAATTGGCCAAGCGGATCGAAGCTGCTAAAGAGCAGCGAGTGAACTGA